The following proteins are co-located in the Spirosoma montaniterrae genome:
- a CDS encoding MBL fold metallo-hydrolase, with protein MIIEQLYTGCLAQGAYYIESNGEAAIIDPLRETTPYIRKAERAGAHIKYVFETHFHADFVSGHLDLAAKTGATIVYGPNANTTYAVHHAHDGEIFTLGDVTIKVLHTPGHTPESTTYLLIDETGREHAIFTGDTLFIGDVGRPDLAIKGNLTEHDLAGMLYDSLHTKLMPLPDDVIVYPAHGAGSACGKNMSKETTDTLGNQKRFNYALRAETKDEFVEKVLDGLTEAPAYFAENARLNKEGYESIDAVMQRGSQALSPAMFEAAVNETGALILDVRDATEFANGFIPNAINIGLNGQFAPWVGALIPDLKQPIALVTPVGKEEETVLRLARVGYDNCIGYLDGGFAAWQKSENEVDTVASISPATFAERWQNASNFTVVDVRKAAEFETGHVRDAENMPLDNINDHMAQLSRHEPLYVHCAGGYRSMVASSILKARGFHNVINVEGGIEAIKKTNVPVVAATTV; from the coding sequence ATGATTATCGAACAGTTGTATACGGGGTGCCTGGCGCAGGGAGCTTATTATATCGAAAGTAACGGCGAAGCAGCTATTATCGATCCGTTGCGTGAAACAACGCCTTACATCCGCAAAGCCGAACGAGCCGGAGCGCACATAAAATACGTATTCGAGACGCACTTCCACGCCGATTTCGTATCGGGCCACCTCGATTTGGCAGCCAAAACCGGCGCAACGATTGTATATGGTCCCAATGCCAACACGACCTACGCCGTACATCACGCCCACGATGGCGAAATCTTTACGCTCGGCGATGTAACGATCAAGGTTTTGCATACGCCCGGCCATACGCCTGAATCGACAACCTACCTGCTGATTGATGAAACGGGCCGGGAACACGCCATTTTTACGGGCGATACCCTCTTCATCGGCGATGTAGGTCGCCCCGACTTAGCCATTAAAGGCAACCTGACGGAACATGACCTGGCCGGGATGCTCTACGACAGCCTGCATACCAAACTTATGCCCCTGCCCGACGACGTAATTGTGTACCCGGCACATGGGGCTGGGTCGGCCTGTGGCAAAAATATGAGCAAAGAAACTACCGATACGCTCGGTAATCAGAAACGCTTTAACTACGCGTTGCGGGCTGAAACGAAAGACGAATTCGTTGAAAAAGTTCTCGATGGCCTGACCGAGGCTCCGGCGTATTTCGCCGAAAATGCTCGACTCAACAAAGAAGGGTACGAATCTATCGATGCCGTTATGCAACGAGGCAGTCAGGCTCTGTCGCCAGCGATGTTCGAAGCTGCCGTGAACGAAACGGGGGCGTTGATACTCGACGTGCGTGATGCTACCGAGTTTGCCAATGGATTTATTCCGAACGCCATAAACATTGGCCTGAACGGACAATTTGCGCCCTGGGTAGGGGCACTGATTCCCGATCTGAAGCAGCCCATCGCGCTCGTGACACCCGTTGGCAAAGAAGAAGAAACCGTACTGCGGCTGGCCCGCGTGGGTTACGACAATTGCATAGGCTACCTCGACGGGGGCTTTGCGGCTTGGCAAAAAAGTGAAAACGAGGTAGACACGGTAGCATCAATCTCCCCGGCTACGTTTGCCGAACGCTGGCAAAATGCATCGAACTTTACCGTCGTTGATGTACGCAAAGCGGCAGAATTTGAAACCGGTCACGTGCGCGATGCCGAGAATATGCCGTTAGATAATATCAACGACCATATGGCCCAGCTTTCACGCCATGAACCTCTCTATGTGCATTGCGCCGGGGGCTACCGGTCGATGGTGGCAAGTTCGATTCTGAAAGCACGGGGATTTCACAACGTAATAAACGTGGAAGGTGGCATTGAGGCCATTAAAAAAACCAATGTGCCAGTGGTAGCAGCAACGACAGTCTGA
- a CDS encoding HipA family kinase yields MPQQPPQLRTVAVTRYVTPLREGGSLPAIVEADDEFLYVLKFRGAGQGAKALIAELIAGELARAIGLRVPELVFATLSEAFGRTEPDEEIQDLLRASEGLNLGLHYLSGAITFDPILNTIDARLASEIVWFDCFITNVDRTARNTNMLMWHKELWLIDHGAALYFHHSGQPWEEQAVRPFVAIKDHVLLPRATELDAVDADFRQRLTPDRIRAIVSLVPDEWLTDAESDATPDERREVYARFLETRLAHSNTFLTAANDARNALV; encoded by the coding sequence ATGCCTCAACAACCGCCCCAACTCCGAACCGTTGCCGTAACACGCTACGTAACGCCCCTGCGCGAAGGAGGTTCGTTGCCCGCCATCGTCGAAGCCGACGACGAGTTTCTGTATGTGCTGAAGTTTCGTGGGGCTGGGCAGGGTGCCAAAGCCCTGATTGCCGAACTCATTGCGGGCGAACTTGCCCGCGCAATCGGTTTGCGCGTACCCGAACTGGTGTTCGCTACGCTGAGCGAAGCCTTTGGCCGCACCGAACCCGACGAGGAAATTCAGGATTTGCTCCGGGCCAGCGAAGGACTGAATCTCGGTCTGCATTACCTCTCCGGAGCCATTACGTTCGACCCGATTTTAAACACTATCGATGCCCGTTTAGCCTCAGAAATCGTATGGTTCGATTGCTTTATCACAAACGTTGACCGAACGGCCCGGAATACCAATATGCTGATGTGGCACAAAGAGTTGTGGCTTATCGACCACGGCGCGGCTTTGTATTTTCACCATTCCGGTCAGCCGTGGGAAGAGCAGGCAGTTCGGCCCTTCGTAGCCATAAAAGACCACGTCCTATTGCCCCGCGCTACCGAACTCGACGCCGTTGACGCTGACTTCCGCCAACGCCTGACACCCGACCGCATCCGGGCTATCGTATCACTCGTACCCGACGAGTGGCTGACCGATGCCGAATCGGACGCTACGCCCGACGAACGGCGCGAGGTATATGCCCGGTTTTTAGAAACCCGCCTGGCTCATTCCAACACCTTTTTGACTGCTGCTAACGATGCCCGGAATGCACTTGTATGA
- a CDS encoding AMP-binding protein has translation MKIKPDTTLVEYFYHWERTTPDRIFLRQPFGDTWLDFTWQQAGEQARKLAAYLHSLGLPPKSRIGLVSKNCAEWFISDIAIMLSGHVSVPFYPTLTAEQLEQVVVHSGCNVLLVGKLDNWNAMKAGVPNGVICVSFPTYNPDPAHVQWADVMTSQIPFSDSPLPSPDELMTIVYTSGTTGNPKGVMLTFGGFALVLHSLKEFVPIEVPAIRLLSYLPLCHMAERGILANMALATGATVHFTESIDTFSKNLAAVQPTHFGSVPRIWVKFQQGILAKMPQKRLDLLLRIPILSGIVKKKIRTTLGLGQVQFIGVGAAPMPVSLMLWFRRLGIHMQEIYGMTETTSTISVMPRNGIKDGTVGKALATVTVKIDPDTGEICVKSPHNMLGYYNEPAMTAETLGTDGWLHTGDKGEVDAEGYLRITGRVKEMYKTSKGEYVAPSQIELRFADNALIEQVCVVGQGLPQPVALIVLSESARAEDKTIVAESLRLTHQSVNKILKPYERVQKIVVVQEPWTVENNRMTPTMKLKRKEVEKAFASRIEGWYEHKDDFIWEM, from the coding sequence ATGAAAATCAAACCCGACACCACGTTAGTCGAGTATTTTTATCATTGGGAGCGTACTACGCCTGATCGTATTTTTCTTCGGCAGCCCTTTGGCGATACCTGGCTCGACTTTACCTGGCAGCAGGCTGGTGAGCAGGCCCGTAAGTTAGCGGCCTACCTGCATTCGCTGGGTTTACCGCCCAAAAGCCGCATTGGGCTGGTGTCTAAAAATTGTGCTGAATGGTTTATCAGCGACATTGCTATCATGCTGTCGGGCCATGTGTCGGTGCCATTTTACCCAACACTTACGGCAGAACAACTTGAGCAGGTAGTCGTACATAGCGGCTGCAACGTATTGTTAGTCGGCAAGTTAGACAACTGGAACGCTATGAAGGCGGGTGTTCCGAACGGTGTAATCTGTGTTTCGTTTCCTACGTACAACCCCGACCCAGCGCATGTGCAATGGGCCGATGTCATGACGTCGCAGATACCCTTTAGCGACTCACCCCTACCATCACCCGATGAGCTTATGACCATTGTGTATACGTCGGGCACCACGGGCAATCCAAAAGGCGTGATGCTGACCTTTGGCGGTTTCGCTCTTGTATTGCATTCACTTAAAGAGTTTGTACCAATAGAAGTTCCAGCCATTCGGTTGCTGTCGTATCTGCCGCTGTGTCATATGGCGGAGCGTGGTATTTTAGCCAATATGGCCCTGGCAACAGGCGCAACGGTTCATTTCACGGAGAGCATCGACACGTTTTCTAAAAACTTAGCTGCCGTTCAGCCAACGCATTTTGGGTCGGTGCCACGCATTTGGGTTAAGTTTCAACAAGGTATTCTGGCGAAAATGCCGCAGAAACGACTCGATTTGCTGTTGCGCATCCCCATTCTGAGTGGTATTGTGAAGAAAAAGATCAGAACAACTTTAGGGTTAGGTCAGGTGCAGTTTATTGGGGTAGGAGCCGCGCCGATGCCGGTTAGCCTGATGCTGTGGTTCAGACGTTTAGGCATTCACATGCAGGAAATTTACGGCATGACTGAAACAACCTCGACCATCAGCGTTATGCCGCGCAATGGCATTAAAGATGGGACCGTTGGAAAAGCCTTAGCCACCGTGACGGTAAAAATCGACCCGGACACGGGCGAAATTTGCGTTAAATCACCCCACAACATGCTGGGCTATTACAATGAACCCGCCATGACCGCCGAAACCCTTGGTACTGACGGCTGGTTGCACACGGGCGACAAAGGCGAGGTTGACGCGGAGGGTTATTTAAGGATAACGGGCCGGGTTAAGGAAATGTACAAAACAAGTAAGGGTGAATACGTAGCCCCGTCCCAGATTGAACTGCGCTTTGCCGATAATGCGTTGATCGAGCAGGTGTGTGTAGTAGGGCAGGGACTGCCTCAACCCGTTGCGCTGATTGTATTGTCCGAATCGGCCCGCGCCGAAGACAAAACAATTGTCGCCGAAAGTTTACGCCTGACGCATCAATCGGTCAACAAAATTCTGAAACCTTACGAGCGGGTACAGAAAATCGTTGTCGTGCAGGAGCCGTGGACAGTAGAAAACAATCGCATGACACCAACGATGAAGCTGAAGCGAAAAGAGGTAGAAAAAGCCTTCGCATCGCGCATCGAAGGCTGGTACGAACACAAAGACGATTTTATCTGGGAGATGTAG
- a CDS encoding APC family permease, producing the protein METQVKPSDTTSVWRKKPLAAYEADMKKSELKRVLTRWGLTSLGIGAVIGGGVFVLTGIAANEWAGPALALSFMMAGIACAFAALCYAEFASILPVEGSAYAYSYGTVGELFAWLIGWNLILEYMMGATTVAVSWSGYFEKFLHLFNVHPPVWLMNDPVTAQEKAEAMRAAGQAVPDFSFAINLPAFLIVWVVTYILVKGIKEAASTNNIIVMVKVATVIFVIVAGAFYVDVANWTPFIPDPVVDKTGQTHFGFDGIVTAAGIVFFAYIGFDAVSTQAGEAINPKKDVPFAIIASLIICTILYILVSLVLTGMVRYDALDLKAPVAQAFADQGLTWAVYLITIAAIAGLTSVMLVMMLGQTRIFLGMAKDGLLPRNLFASIHPTFKTPWKSTIFVGAIVSTVAALTPIDKVSQLCSSGTLFAFAMICGAVWLLRVREPNLERPYRTPALPVIATLGILANLYLMWNLRHDTKLTFLVWGILGLIVYFLYSRKNSNLNDLPD; encoded by the coding sequence TTTGGCGAAAGAAGCCGTTAGCGGCCTATGAGGCCGACATGAAAAAAAGCGAGCTGAAGCGGGTGCTAACACGCTGGGGGCTAACGTCGCTCGGCATTGGTGCCGTTATTGGCGGGGGTGTGTTTGTGCTCACCGGTATTGCCGCCAACGAATGGGCTGGCCCGGCGTTGGCCCTATCGTTCATGATGGCCGGTATAGCGTGTGCATTTGCCGCTCTTTGCTACGCCGAATTTGCCTCCATTCTGCCCGTTGAAGGATCAGCTTACGCCTACTCGTATGGCACTGTAGGCGAGTTGTTTGCCTGGCTTATTGGCTGGAACCTGATTCTTGAGTACATGATGGGAGCTACTACGGTAGCCGTAAGCTGGTCGGGCTACTTTGAAAAGTTTTTGCACCTGTTCAACGTTCATCCGCCCGTTTGGTTGATGAATGACCCCGTAACGGCGCAGGAAAAAGCCGAAGCCATGCGGGCGGCTGGTCAGGCTGTTCCCGATTTTTCGTTCGCGATCAACCTGCCCGCGTTTCTGATCGTTTGGGTGGTTACGTATATTCTGGTTAAGGGCATCAAAGAAGCCGCCAGTACCAACAACATCATTGTGATGGTGAAAGTAGCCACCGTAATCTTCGTGATCGTTGCGGGTGCGTTTTACGTCGATGTAGCCAACTGGACTCCGTTTATTCCCGACCCAGTGGTTGATAAAACCGGACAAACGCACTTTGGCTTCGATGGTATCGTGACGGCGGCTGGGATTGTTTTCTTCGCTTACATCGGTTTCGATGCCGTTTCGACACAGGCTGGCGAAGCGATTAACCCCAAGAAAGACGTTCCGTTTGCCATTATTGCTTCGCTCATTATTTGCACGATCTTGTATATTCTGGTGTCGCTCGTGCTGACGGGTATGGTTCGCTACGATGCCCTCGACCTGAAAGCACCCGTTGCGCAGGCATTTGCCGATCAGGGCCTGACCTGGGCTGTATACCTGATTACGATTGCCGCCATTGCGGGCCTGACATCGGTGATGCTGGTGATGATGCTCGGTCAAACCCGGATTTTCCTCGGTATGGCTAAAGACGGGCTGCTACCCCGTAACTTGTTCGCGTCCATTCACCCGACTTTTAAAACCCCCTGGAAAAGCACTATTTTCGTGGGTGCCATTGTCTCAACAGTAGCTGCGCTGACTCCTATCGACAAAGTATCGCAATTGTGCAGTTCGGGAACGCTGTTTGCTTTTGCCATGATTTGCGGGGCCGTGTGGTTACTGCGCGTCCGGGAGCCAAACCTCGAACGGCCTTACCGTACCCCCGCCCTGCCGGTCATTGCTACGCTGGGTATTCTGGCGAATCTTTATTTGATGTGGAATTTGCGGCACGATACCAAGCTGACCTTCTTGGTGTGGGGCATCCTGGGATTAATCGTTTACTTCCTGTATAGCCGCAAAAACAGTAATCTTAATGATTTGCCTGATTGA
- a CDS encoding DUF3037 domain-containing protein, translated as MPGMHLYEYAVIRVVPRVEREEFLNVGVILYCSAQGFLQTKFALKEERLRAFSSAVDISELHERLQAFERVCAGRREGGPIGQLPIAGRFRWLTAARSTVVQPSAVHPGLCVDAAEMLERLVEQLVL; from the coding sequence ATGCCCGGAATGCACTTGTATGAATACGCCGTAATTCGGGTGGTGCCGCGCGTTGAACGCGAAGAGTTTCTGAACGTGGGCGTTATTCTGTATTGTTCGGCGCAGGGATTTCTGCAAACCAAATTTGCGCTTAAGGAAGAACGGCTACGGGCATTTTCGAGTGCTGTAGACATATCTGAACTGCACGAGCGTTTGCAGGCATTTGAGCGGGTGTGTGCGGGTCGGCGTGAGGGCGGGCCGATTGGTCAGTTACCGATTGCCGGACGGTTTCGGTGGCTGACAGCCGCCCGTAGCACGGTGGTGCAACCATCGGCGGTACATCCGGGCTTATGCGTCGATGCCGCCGAAATGCTGGAGCGTTTGGTTGAGCAGTTGGTGCTTTAG
- a CDS encoding sulfite exporter TauE/SafE family protein: MDIQYSIGYAMALLVGLVIGLAGGGGSILTVPIFVYAFGISPVLSTTYSLFVVGVTSLVGSISHLWQKHVDLRVSAAFALPSFVSVYLSRRFLLPALPDPLVQFETFTLSKPNAILYFFVVVMVLAARAMIRSDRPEQGEAADGRPRYGNLALDGLAVGLLTGTIGAGGGFLIVPMLVLLAGLPIHRAVATSVLIIAVNSFVGFLGDIQHTQLNWNFLLPFTGLSIVGIFLGMYFARFVAPEKLKKGFGWFVLMVAGYVILKEVL, translated from the coding sequence ATGGATATTCAGTACTCTATAGGCTATGCGATGGCCCTGCTGGTTGGTTTGGTCATTGGCCTGGCCGGGGGTGGAGGGTCGATTCTGACGGTGCCAATTTTCGTTTATGCGTTTGGAATTTCGCCCGTGCTGTCAACCACGTATTCACTGTTTGTGGTGGGCGTAACTTCGCTGGTAGGGTCAATCAGCCATCTCTGGCAAAAACACGTTGATCTGCGCGTTTCGGCGGCTTTTGCCCTGCCTTCGTTCGTGTCGGTTTACCTCAGTCGGCGGTTTTTGCTGCCCGCGCTGCCCGATCCACTCGTTCAATTTGAGACGTTTACGCTGTCGAAGCCGAACGCCATTCTGTATTTCTTTGTGGTGGTAATGGTGTTAGCCGCCCGCGCCATGATTCGCAGCGACCGGCCCGAACAGGGCGAAGCCGCCGACGGTAGGCCACGCTATGGCAATCTCGCGCTCGACGGCCTGGCCGTTGGTTTGCTGACCGGAACCATCGGGGCCGGGGGCGGTTTTCTGATTGTGCCAATGCTGGTGCTGCTGGCCGGGTTGCCTATTCACCGCGCCGTAGCAACGTCGGTGCTGATTATTGCCGTGAATTCGTTCGTTGGCTTCCTGGGCGACATCCAGCATACCCAACTGAACTGGAATTTTCTGCTGCCCTTTACGGGTTTATCTATTGTCGGGATTTTTCTCGGTATGTATTTCGCCCGTTTTGTGGCACCCGAAAAACTGAAAAAAGGATTCGGCTGGTTTGTGCTGATGGTAGCGGGGTATGTGATTTTGAAAGAAGTGTTATGA